One window of Neptuniibacter halophilus genomic DNA carries:
- a CDS encoding ABC transporter ATP-binding protein, protein MISCKDIKVTFNAGMATEKRALRGVDLEIPQGEFVTVIGSNGAGKSTLLNTIAGDIRASSGKLLFDAWDVTKVSAAGRTRDVARVFQDPLAGTCGNMTVEENMALAYGRGKRGGLLPALNDDLRELFREQLKRLNLGLENRLDAEMGLLSGGQRQSISLLMSALQPSKILLLDEHTAALDPKTAALVMEITDQIVAEKKLTVMMVTHSMRQALDHGTRTIMMHEGKVMFDLKGEERSQYDVKDLLNLFAKARGDGEELDDDKLLLGA, encoded by the coding sequence ATGATCAGTTGTAAAGATATCAAAGTGACCTTCAATGCCGGCATGGCGACCGAAAAACGAGCGCTGCGTGGTGTGGATCTTGAGATTCCGCAGGGTGAGTTTGTCACCGTGATCGGTTCGAACGGCGCGGGTAAATCCACGCTGCTGAATACCATTGCCGGTGATATCCGTGCCAGCAGCGGTAAGTTGCTGTTTGATGCCTGGGATGTGACCAAAGTATCCGCGGCAGGACGTACCCGTGATGTAGCGCGTGTGTTTCAGGACCCGCTGGCGGGTACCTGCGGCAATATGACGGTCGAGGAAAACATGGCGCTGGCTTACGGGCGGGGTAAGCGCGGTGGATTGCTGCCGGCGCTGAATGATGACCTGCGTGAGCTGTTCCGCGAACAACTTAAGCGCCTGAATCTGGGGCTGGAAAACCGTCTCGATGCCGAGATGGGTTTGCTTTCCGGTGGTCAGCGTCAGTCGATCAGTTTGCTGATGTCTGCACTGCAGCCGAGCAAAATCCTGCTGCTGGATGAGCATACCGCGGCACTCGACCCTAAAACGGCTGCGCTGGTGATGGAGATTACCGACCAGATTGTCGCTGAGAAAAAGCTCACAGTGATGATGGTCACACACTCCATGCGACAGGCACTGGATCACGGTACCCGAACCATCATGATGCATGAAGGCAAAGTGATGTTTGACCTCAAAGGTGAAGAGCGCAGCCAGTACGACGTCAAAGACCTGCTTAATCTGTTCGCCAAAGCGCGTGGAGATGGCGAAGAACTGGATGACGACAAGCTGTTGCTTGGCGCCTGA
- a CDS encoding ABC transporter permease, with amino-acid sequence MSLFSFLGTLEIGLIFGLVAIGVYLTFRVLDFPDLTVDGSFTMGAAIAAALILAGVNAYVATLCAVIGGAAAGMVTAWLNLRFNILHLLASILTMTALYTINLRIMGKPNLALIMEPTVLSPFEALGLSNMYLKVIFVAVVVVLVGLAIAYFLNTQYGMGMRATGANPRMAQANGIVIKQKIYAGLALSNGLVALAGALFAQTNGFADSTMGIGTIVVGLAAVIVGESLFGSRSMLVIIFSCIIGSLLYRLAVSVALNADFLGFTTSDLNLITALLVALALIVPHIRREQKARKAAAGGEA; translated from the coding sequence ATGTCTCTGTTTTCTTTCCTGGGTACGCTGGAGATCGGTCTGATTTTCGGGCTGGTCGCTATCGGCGTATACCTGACATTCCGTGTACTGGATTTTCCGGATCTGACAGTAGACGGTAGTTTTACCATGGGCGCGGCGATTGCCGCAGCCCTGATCCTTGCCGGGGTGAATGCCTATGTGGCGACCCTCTGCGCGGTTATTGGCGGGGCGGCAGCCGGCATGGTAACCGCCTGGCTGAATTTGCGGTTTAACATTCTGCATCTGCTGGCCAGTATCCTGACCATGACGGCACTCTACACCATTAATCTGCGGATTATGGGTAAGCCTAATCTGGCGCTGATTATGGAACCGACTGTGCTGTCACCGTTTGAGGCGCTGGGCCTTTCCAATATGTACCTCAAGGTGATCTTTGTCGCGGTTGTGGTTGTGCTGGTGGGTCTGGCGATCGCTTATTTCCTCAATACCCAGTACGGCATGGGGATGCGTGCAACCGGCGCAAACCCACGTATGGCACAGGCCAACGGCATTGTCATTAAGCAGAAGATCTATGCAGGTCTGGCGCTGTCGAATGGTCTGGTTGCACTGGCCGGGGCGTTGTTTGCCCAGACCAATGGCTTTGCTGATTCGACCATGGGGATCGGCACCATTGTGGTGGGTCTGGCGGCGGTGATTGTCGGTGAAAGCCTGTTTGGCAGCCGCTCGATGCTGGTGATTATCTTTAGCTGCATTATCGGCTCGCTGCTTTACCGTTTGGCTGTATCGGTGGCGTTGAATGCTGATTTCCTTGGCTTTACCACCTCTGACCTCAACCTGATTACTGCGTTGCTGGTAGCGCTGGCACTGATCGTGCCGCATATCCGTCGCGAACAGAAAGCGCGCAAAGCTGCTGCCGGAGGTGAAGCATGA
- a CDS encoding OprD family outer membrane porin: MKLKQLSVAVMALTALSGTQAMAAEGDNGWNVDLGFRTFYMNRDFDQGIPDTIAAGQAIRLDVDSPMWNDTIGFGLGAVHVAELIDEKTVNSSDVLNPEGDGYTTLEQAYIKFKPLDNLQINAGRMVLMTPLLNDLTSRISAPSTQGVHATASFENGSVYAIYSDEASMNNQEGFVPYAVNGEEYEIVSLGGTYKFANGLSTHLQYAVADDYQKQSYINVAYPTQLGDYDLMLDLTHMRGEDDGALYGSDYDSHLTGLTARLSQGNLAYTLAYQTIGGSAGYDQKWGGDDNTQFFTWGAVQLLDFNAKDEQSLQARIDYDVPSVPGLHLMARHTESWDIDYSGGDDGQRRETNVDVKYTLQEGAAKGLSMRLRVAKADGDAAVVPRINDIRFIVDYKTNLF; the protein is encoded by the coding sequence ATGAAACTTAAACAGTTGAGTGTTGCTGTCATGGCACTGACTGCACTGTCTGGCACACAAGCTATGGCGGCAGAAGGGGACAACGGCTGGAATGTAGACCTGGGCTTCCGTACCTTCTACATGAACCGTGATTTTGATCAGGGTATTCCGGATACCATCGCAGCGGGTCAGGCGATTCGTCTGGACGTTGATTCACCTATGTGGAATGACACCATCGGCTTCGGTCTGGGTGCAGTTCACGTGGCTGAGCTGATCGATGAGAAAACCGTTAACTCCTCTGATGTACTGAACCCTGAAGGCGACGGTTATACCACGCTGGAACAGGCATACATCAAGTTCAAACCGCTGGACAATCTGCAGATTAATGCCGGTCGTATGGTGCTGATGACGCCACTGCTGAACGACCTGACATCCCGTATCTCCGCGCCGAGCACACAGGGTGTTCACGCGACTGCCAGCTTTGAAAATGGCAGTGTGTATGCGATCTACTCTGACGAAGCATCTATGAACAACCAGGAGGGCTTTGTGCCTTACGCGGTTAATGGTGAGGAGTACGAGATCGTATCTCTGGGTGGTACCTATAAATTTGCCAATGGTCTGAGCACGCACCTGCAGTACGCAGTGGCTGACGATTACCAGAAGCAGAGCTACATCAATGTGGCTTACCCGACGCAACTGGGTGACTACGATCTGATGCTGGACCTGACCCACATGCGTGGTGAAGACGATGGTGCACTGTACGGCAGCGATTACGACAGTCATTTGACCGGTCTGACTGCACGCCTGTCACAGGGCAATCTGGCTTATACCCTCGCTTACCAGACTATTGGTGGCAGCGCCGGATATGACCAGAAGTGGGGTGGCGATGACAACACTCAGTTCTTTACCTGGGGCGCAGTTCAGTTGCTGGACTTCAATGCCAAAGATGAGCAGTCACTGCAGGCGCGTATCGACTACGATGTGCCTTCTGTACCGGGTCTGCACCTGATGGCACGTCATACCGAGAGCTGGGATATCGATTACAGCGGTGGTGATGATGGCCAGCGTCGTGAAACCAACGTCGATGTTAAATACACCCTGCAGGAGGGTGCGGCTAAAGGTCTGAGCATGCGTCTGCGTGTGGCGAAGGCTGATGGCGATGCGGCGGTTGTACCACGTATCAACGATATCCGCTTCATTGTGGATTACAAAACAAACCTGTTCTAA
- a CDS encoding FKBP-type peptidyl-prolyl cis-trans isomerase yields MSYLIPLLVLIIIVFLYRNHQKAKQQARNNRLAGDQFLQQNAGNEGVITTSSGLQYKVLESGSGESHPIATSRVKVHYHGTLIDGRVFDSSVERGEPIEFGLNQVIRGWTEGLQLMVVGEKTRLFIPADLAYGDSAAGIITPGSTLIFDVELLDFS; encoded by the coding sequence ATGAGTTATCTGATCCCCCTGCTGGTCCTGATCATTATTGTCTTTCTCTACCGCAACCATCAAAAAGCTAAGCAACAGGCCCGGAACAACCGTCTGGCAGGTGACCAGTTCCTGCAACAGAATGCCGGCAATGAAGGCGTGATCACCACCTCTTCGGGTCTTCAGTATAAGGTTCTGGAGTCTGGCAGTGGTGAGTCTCACCCAATTGCCACTTCACGGGTTAAGGTGCATTACCATGGCACCCTGATCGATGGCCGGGTGTTTGACAGCTCTGTTGAGCGCGGCGAACCGATTGAGTTTGGTCTGAATCAGGTGATCCGGGGCTGGACTGAAGGCCTGCAGTTGATGGTTGTCGGTGAAAAAACCCGCCTGTTTATTCCTGCTGATCTGGCTTACGGTGATTCCGCTGCCGGGATCATTACCCCGGGTTCAACCCTGATCTTTGACGTGGAATTACTGGATTTCAGTTAA
- a CDS encoding Glu/Leu/Phe/Val dehydrogenase family protein — protein MNTVLFDHPEFDGHVNLYAHFDTATGLKAISAVHRAWNGKPAVGGCRLRNYASAEEAFTDVLRLSRGMTYKSVLSGLDYGGSKSVMIANPETMDRRATFLAMGEFVESLGGKIKTGVDVGLTAADVEVMGERTSHLGGRGALAPDLVTAYGVLTSILSAVKHRRGSDDLNGLSVAVQGLGKVGFKLVELLLERGAEVYAAEVNQAAVDQARDTYGIAIVDPAEIHSLRVDIYSPCALGMVVNDQSIEQIQATIVAGAANNQLTRPEHGVALARKGILYVPDYIANCGGLLAVASDLEKSDESWVWNKVDEIASTLNEVFTLADSEAIATSAAADKIGAARIAEFDRHQG, from the coding sequence ATGAATACAGTTCTGTTTGACCATCCTGAGTTTGATGGCCATGTAAACCTCTACGCTCATTTCGATACTGCAACGGGTCTGAAAGCGATCAGCGCAGTTCACCGCGCATGGAACGGTAAGCCGGCTGTGGGTGGTTGCCGTCTGCGCAACTACGCCTCTGCAGAGGAGGCGTTTACCGATGTACTGCGTCTCTCCAGAGGGATGACCTATAAATCGGTCCTTTCCGGGCTGGATTATGGCGGTTCTAAATCGGTGATGATCGCCAACCCTGAGACCATGGATCGCCGCGCGACGTTTCTCGCCATGGGTGAATTTGTCGAGAGTCTGGGCGGAAAGATCAAAACCGGCGTTGATGTGGGTCTGACCGCAGCGGATGTTGAGGTGATGGGTGAGCGTACTTCTCATCTTGGCGGGCGCGGTGCGCTGGCACCTGATCTGGTAACCGCTTACGGCGTTCTGACCTCCATTCTGTCCGCGGTAAAACATCGCCGTGGCAGTGATGATCTGAACGGTCTTTCGGTTGCCGTACAGGGACTGGGTAAGGTCGGCTTTAAGCTGGTTGAGCTGCTGCTGGAGCGGGGCGCTGAAGTTTACGCTGCCGAAGTGAATCAGGCTGCGGTAGATCAGGCGCGCGACACCTACGGCATCGCCATTGTCGATCCTGCCGAAATTCATTCACTGCGGGTCGATATCTACAGCCCTTGTGCCCTTGGCATGGTGGTTAACGATCAGAGTATTGAGCAGATTCAGGCCACTATTGTTGCCGGCGCAGCCAACAACCAATTGACCCGGCCTGAGCACGGTGTGGCTCTGGCGCGCAAAGGCATTCTCTACGTACCTGACTATATCGCTAACTGCGGTGGCTTGCTGGCGGTTGCCAGTGATCTGGAAAAGAGCGATGAGTCCTGGGTCTGGAACAAGGTGGATGAGATCGCCTCGACCCTCAACGAAGTATTTACCCTGGCAGACAGCGAAGCGATCGCTACCAGTGCAGCCGCCGACAAAATCGGTGCTGCGCGGATCGCGGAATTTGATCGTCATCAGGGCTGA
- a CDS encoding ABC transporter substrate-binding protein — translation MKLRNFLAAAVTAASFSLSASMTVQAEPVYVAATAIVEHPALDAVRDGMKETLSKHGYSGDNLKFTYESAQGNPAIAAQIARKMVGEAPDVIVAISTPSAQSAVSATQDIPVVFSAVTDPLSAKLVSNFDKPGKNVTGLSDMSPVQQHLELIMEFLPNLERVGVPYNPGEPNAVALVELLKIEAFKMGIEIVEAPSPKSSDVMVASQKLIGKVDAIYCPTDNTILTALESVVKVGIDGRLPVFAAETNAVERGAVAALGFDYEDIGRQTGEVVVRILKGESAGDIAVRVADGSELHVNPKMAQRMGVEIPQSVLARATKVIQ, via the coding sequence ATGAAACTACGCAACTTCCTGGCAGCGGCTGTTACTGCTGCATCATTTTCCCTTTCTGCTTCTATGACTGTGCAGGCTGAGCCTGTTTATGTCGCTGCCACTGCGATCGTCGAGCATCCGGCACTGGATGCCGTCCGTGACGGTATGAAGGAAACGCTGTCAAAGCATGGTTACAGCGGCGACAACCTGAAATTTACCTATGAGAGCGCGCAGGGCAATCCGGCTATCGCGGCACAGATCGCCCGTAAGATGGTCGGTGAAGCACCGGATGTGATCGTAGCGATCTCCACCCCGTCGGCGCAGAGTGCGGTCAGCGCGACGCAGGATATTCCGGTGGTTTTCTCGGCGGTAACTGATCCGTTGAGTGCAAAACTGGTGAGCAATTTCGACAAACCGGGCAAGAACGTAACCGGGCTGTCTGATATGTCTCCGGTACAGCAGCATCTGGAACTGATCATGGAGTTCCTGCCGAATCTGGAGCGGGTGGGTGTGCCATACAACCCGGGTGAGCCAAACGCCGTGGCGCTGGTTGAACTGCTGAAGATTGAAGCCTTCAAGATGGGAATCGAGATTGTTGAAGCACCTTCGCCAAAATCCTCTGACGTGATGGTGGCCAGCCAGAAACTGATCGGCAAAGTGGATGCGATCTACTGCCCGACAGATAACACCATTCTGACTGCACTGGAGTCTGTGGTTAAGGTGGGTATTGACGGTCGTCTGCCGGTATTTGCTGCAGAAACCAATGCGGTTGAGCGTGGTGCAGTCGCGGCACTGGGCTTCGATTACGAAGATATCGGTCGTCAGACCGGTGAAGTCGTTGTACGTATCCTCAAGGGTGAAAGCGCAGGTGATATTGCGGTACGCGTGGCTGACGGTTCTGAGCTGCACGTTAACCCGAAAATGGCACAGCGGATGGGTGTTGAGATCCCGCAGTCTGTATTGGCCCGTGCCACTAAAGTGATCCAGTAA
- a CDS encoding acyl-CoA thioesterase translates to MSQEKGKLVYSCEIPVRWGDMDAYGHVNNAVYIRYIEEARVQLIEKIGVEMDPNGLAPVVINVGCTFLKPVVYPDRVRIDCYVKDPGRSSFMTEYEIYSQRSPESPVSIGYAKVVWIDHRTEKSVELPAQVRSFVS, encoded by the coding sequence ATGAGTCAGGAAAAAGGGAAGTTGGTCTATAGCTGTGAGATTCCGGTACGCTGGGGCGATATGGATGCCTATGGTCATGTGAATAATGCGGTCTATATCCGATATATAGAGGAAGCACGGGTACAGTTGATTGAGAAGATCGGCGTGGAGATGGATCCTAACGGCCTGGCACCCGTGGTGATTAATGTCGGTTGCACCTTCCTCAAACCCGTTGTCTACCCTGACCGGGTACGGATTGACTGTTATGTTAAAGACCCCGGCCGTTCCAGCTTTATGACCGAGTATGAGATCTACAGCCAGCGCTCTCCTGAATCACCGGTGAGTATTGGTTATGCCAAAGTGGTGTGGATCGATCACCGTACCGAAAAATCGGTGGAGTTGCCCGCTCAGGTACGCTCATTTGTCAGCTAA
- a CDS encoding amino acid aminotransferase yields MFEHLSAVPQDPILAMLASYREDTHPQKIDLGIGVYKNDQGDTPIMRAVQQAEARLLQSETTKSYTAPAGSPVYNERVAALVFGAEHPVLKDRRVVSAQTPGGCGALRMAAEFLRGCSDRSKVWVSTPTWANHMPLLGGAGLQICQYPYYDHDLKAIDFDAMLSALETADRGDIVLLHGCCHNPSGADLNREQWLAVAELMQRKGLIPFVDMAYQGLGSGLDEDAYGLRMLAERFPEMVAATSCSKNFGLYRERTGTLFIIAANAEQAATAGSQLFSKIRSHYSMPPSHGAAIVETILGDPALNQEWQTELGEMRERISGLRQRLVASINASDIDADFSFIERQFGMFSFLGINPQQVERLRLNHSIYMIDSSRMNVAGLNDACMDYFVSALREVLNS; encoded by the coding sequence TGGCCAGCTATCGTGAAGACACGCATCCGCAGAAGATCGATCTGGGTATCGGGGTTTATAAGAACGATCAGGGTGATACACCCATTATGCGTGCAGTTCAGCAGGCGGAAGCCCGCCTGTTACAGAGTGAAACGACCAAGAGCTATACCGCGCCGGCCGGATCTCCGGTTTATAACGAACGGGTAGCCGCACTGGTGTTTGGTGCTGAGCATCCTGTACTGAAAGACCGTCGCGTTGTGTCTGCGCAGACACCGGGTGGTTGTGGTGCATTGCGCATGGCTGCGGAGTTTCTGCGCGGTTGCAGTGATCGCTCAAAGGTCTGGGTGAGTACCCCGACCTGGGCAAACCATATGCCTCTGCTGGGTGGGGCCGGTCTGCAGATCTGTCAGTACCCGTATTATGACCATGATCTGAAAGCGATCGATTTTGATGCCATGCTGAGCGCGCTGGAGACAGCCGATCGGGGTGATATCGTGCTCCTGCACGGTTGCTGTCACAACCCGAGCGGCGCCGACCTGAATCGCGAACAGTGGCTGGCGGTAGCTGAGCTAATGCAGCGTAAGGGGCTGATCCCGTTTGTGGATATGGCTTATCAGGGGCTGGGCTCCGGTCTGGATGAAGATGCCTATGGTCTGCGTATGCTGGCTGAGCGTTTCCCGGAAATGGTGGCAGCGACTTCCTGCTCGAAAAACTTCGGGCTTTACCGTGAGCGCACCGGCACCCTGTTTATCATCGCCGCGAATGCGGAACAGGCCGCTACGGCTGGCAGTCAGTTGTTCAGCAAGATTCGCAGTCATTACTCGATGCCGCCCTCCCACGGTGCTGCGATTGTCGAGACGATTCTCGGTGATCCGGCGCTGAATCAGGAATGGCAGACTGAACTGGGTGAGATGCGGGAGCGTATCAGCGGTCTGCGTCAGCGTCTGGTTGCCAGCATCAACGCGTCTGATATCGATGCAGACTTCAGCTTTATCGAGCGGCAGTTTGGCATGTTCTCCTTCCTTGGAATCAACCCTCAGCAGGTCGAACGCCTGCGCCTGAATCACAGTATCTACATGATCGATTCGAGCCGGATGAATGTCGCCGGTCTCAACGATGCCTGTATGGATTACTTTGTCTCCGCTTTGCGAGAGGTGCTCAACAGCTAG